The following coding sequences lie in one Haematobia irritans isolate KBUSLIRL chromosome 3, ASM5000362v1, whole genome shotgun sequence genomic window:
- the LOC142232154 gene encoding uncharacterized protein LOC142232154, with protein MSEDQAYKDGDIVWVKLGNNWWPGEVIDAHRHPDGVVTSTKRKLYCIVKFFNEDAYEYVSNVKQIYPFQSPKKEEFLKKGLSLYKNGNKFMEKFPEDVEIAERLTRQKPQSIYINDRPDSIVKAILGQPLISSGDDGYCGTVEYREKRRSCESVTKIINLTPSKTASPIKPIRIEQSIGASSLRTPTNTINKNTKNITISPRVSLSGDSSSNRNSNNNNNNYRCNLCDFTSVRQNVMILHRKMHSNRNGPSTITSKSNTTSPNNTKNNNHSNNIESNTKVNKTLVTKNPPDALMIPARTDRRSTISPKTLPSISSSTTVETVVGHSNLSKSTSSPSTIVASDASCNEVDNSFGTLNESLSSRRSMRNTRTATVSTPSTSSNKVNDSPASQVIIDLQEVKPIQKIPKKRDFANLNIHQEPATVPELDAQEIQLSSMVELSEDQTSEVLKEDVEQIRNMLLADWSDEDESPEQEHDQNKNETKIKDAEEKRSEERPITVCSNPTVTSTPSSSTKNAHNKTGRIRNIPKKDRRDVILHDFSADVSVIEPPQEESSQNVLVHLDTSNSSAVEIVEDQGVPIITINDDDECEKTKVKPKTSKKNGESSRHSNLENVVPNDKSAAETILSCFDFQDDEDDDDIDTPTAVASSIAHFKKKYLSTERNLNQIPSDGAAVVDSKSSKTKQEERAKKDRELEAEIETLLNSTQPPPTESILPSGNRFEDCISVKDLPIKERSKRIFKSRNRSRAEIKLSTESLTNSMSTDESLTKDISLSEEVIKTKRVSIESPKEKETNDCKVSLNSSREFLKTSPKVIADQEPNNKGLLIPDIFQKHFKTSDELSQSSAMKIMNEVEKATIQALTELASVEEDPDDDDDKDIESLDHQKLNNETPSSIPSLDEEIPSNKKNSFTTKTPDANKTPSDMTTSKTLQGDSNLEENKEKSSITNENKLGLENKNELTNAKDHDNSEEEQHTTKILDVNNVTTDVVDVINDLNDGTISIVHGNKSAETSDGNVDESMRTEDIIIIHEEENHKSEDENGKETSPAEELSEKPSIEENISEPIETKNVDELSRSNELETVDINCSKDVTAVDTESSVDGENIAVLAAPEDFISHRIVTTSPVDENSSMGASDTGAEFGSPTSMLSEERLPAFPFSRNGTPHPEFEATENEQKEGTLKISSDETRRTNIKSPSQLLPEEETLPDESSNGKQTTKNKISIRRIDNGSLKEIEKKSQTILSAETDVLESQNSFASPPSDKSLRHRRHRQTVKTSRRIIRDALKNSVSKNNNGDSKINAMMCEDQKSNEIEDKDKEKGTLEILKPESDSMEDSKSSNNLEMVTVGDEIKIDVLLSKDGDDITGELTTENITTKNDIQITTADNEETQTTTVDDVDTKITTITDAQPSEDTSIMAIKSVKNILSTDHNIKHLDSNISNPSETTRNGSVEDNIAQNNLNDPKQDSESTEKTAEKCSNVSEEIVSKGESENNDTEEINEKEICSESNQQSEEGEKETITTVIENTKIQKKRPGETISFVKLKQRKQQIEEDNISNKVEKENCKNQSLTLKSNISEESKIIQSAIYTEKSVDDECNKETESKICSVSPDQNANSPDGDIEEKCKSPLMLMGESLVMHENPDEECKTSNSSPPLNVQNPPEEKTTPDIQERVGGEEDFSDETNNRQPRNDISNHVVDTQSHILKGVKDGNEVGAKNTQIPTENADITLTYKSSDNSHVAFDKSSKENIKDTINIDEENEKAHKIIDTTGINSGETQATISKVKTKIFNRKTPITRRQTICFDDFEDASTLTNLTTPKKRTSERKMTMPDMARPSNLRTESPFDSKRKLKSQRRSSFVQDENELYLQKMDEMYSSSKALNERLSADKDTTKNSKPTSNGRNMKRRASSRRQSMTIETPPQSKIPRDASGFVAIQPKVPKADLMVTNLDDSQISAAQQQLLQLQQQPQTSPSSIVLNKNSSRARKTHKTSGNSPNQPQNINPLVIQPIQAQQSPLVTSLTNTQTALQFVQQPIIGIGQQHIQHPVQQTTEGFLITTPSTTSEEESVIDSNTQLIALPTQPYPGYNETFLLCKVNGNTCKPVDNVPLYLNHQLNELVPIPSDVLEAGPKQGTNDEMKETNTQETQRESEKKITDTESGGGPNDTESSTEISNVTNIGVHQDYLQSMETDATTVEAVVGEDTTDINASNGILLNIEGQQVLLDAATFAHLLANPDTNTQLISDDGTEYVLTHEVLQALHMQQQQQQQEEQQQILDITNAGVNSDIIAVAMAGSDLYGNEVLTIDTSQGLQLIDDNGSVVFQQPTEAPPMVQQHLTPPAVVTNAVLDQSPIMSTLEVPSNSRLPGSPNCINVPPLPLVSPSNVVFGGDAPSNLDDSLAAIGVTAQSSSISSALGLPITVTDPNIASKVTSAGPLNEILQFVTHRPATGQALAAAAIAGESRIFND; from the exons cTTTGTATAAAAATGGCAATAAGTTCATGGAAAAATTTCCCGAGGATGTTGAAATCGCTGAGCGATTAACACGCCAAAAACCTCAATCAATATATATAAACGATCGTCCAGATAGCATAGTCAAAGCAATTTTGGGCCAACCGTTAATTTCATCTGGTGATGATGGATATTGTGGGACTGTCGAATACCGAGAGAAACGTAGAAgctgt GAATCCGTAACGAAGATAATAAATCTAACACCATCTAAAACGGCATCACCGATAAAACCAATCAGAATAGAGCAATCTATAGGAGCATCATCATTGCGTACTCCaacaaatacaataaataagAACACGAAAAATATCACCATATCACCGAGAGTATCATTAAGTGGAGATTCTTCATCCAATCGTaacagtaataataataataataactatcGTTGCAATTTATGTGATTTTACCAGTGTACGACAAAATGTAATGATTTTACATCGTAAAATGCACAGTAACAGAAATGGACCATCGACAATCACATCAAAGTCGAACACTACTTCTCcgaataatacaaaaaataataaccacTCTAACAATATTGAAAGCAATACCAAAGTAAATAAAACCTTAGTAACAAAAAATCCCCCTGATGCCTTGATGATTCCTGCTAGAACTGATAGGAGGTCGACAATATCTCCGAAAACACTACCATCAATTTCATCCTCGACAACAGTCGAAACAGTTGTTGGACACTCAAATTTATCGAAGAGTACATCATCTCCATCCACAATCGTAGCGTCTGATGCGTCTTGTAATGAAGTAGATAATTCATTTGGAACTTTAAACGAATCACTGTCATCGAGACGATCAATGCGTAATACCAGAACAGCGACTGTGTCTACACCATCTACCTCATCTAATAAAGTAAATGATTCCCCTGCATCACAGGTCATTATAGATCTCCAAGAAGTTAAACCTATACAAAAAATACCCAAAAAGAGAGATTTTGCCAATTTAAATATACACCAGGAACCTGCAACTGTTCCCGAGTTAGACGCACAAGAAATACAATTGTCATCGATGGTAGAGTTGTCTGAAGATCAAACGTCTGAGGTGTTGAAAGAAGATGTAGAACAAATACGAAATATGTTATTGGCCGATTGGAGTGATGAAGATGAGTCGCCAGAACAAGAGCATGATCAAAATAagaatgaaacaaaaataaaggatGCAGAAGAGAAGAGAAGCGAAGAACGACCCATAACAGTTTGCTCCAATCCCACAGTCACATCTACTCCTTCCAGCAGCACAAAAAATGCTCATAACAAAACGGGTCGTATTCGGAATATACCTAAGAAAGATCGCAGAGATGTTATATTACATGATTTTAGTGCTGACGTATCGGTTATTGAACCACCACAAGAGGAATCGTCTCAAAATGTCCTTGTGCATTTGGATACTTCAAACTCATCTGCAGTGGAGATAGTAGAAGATCAGGGTGTACCAATTATTACCATAAACGATGATGATGAATGTGAGAAGACAAAGGTCAAGCCAAAAACTAGCAAAAAGAATGGAGAATCATCGCGACATAGCAATCTAGAAAATGTCGTGCCAAATGACAAATCAGCGGCGGAGACAATTTTGTCTTGTTTTGATTTTCAAGATGATGAAGACGATGATGACATTGATACACCAACAGCAGTAGCTTCATCAATAGCACACTTTAAAAAGAAGTATTTGTCAACGGAAAGAAACCTTAATCAAATTCCTAGTGATGGGGCTGCAGTTGTTGACAGCAAATCTAGTAAGACAAAACAGGAAGAAAGAGCTAAAAAGGATCGGGAACTAGAAGCTGAAATAGAAACTTTGCTAAATTCAACTCAACCACCTCCTACGGAATCGATATTACCATCTGGAAATCGCTTTGAAGATTGTATATCTGTAAAAGATTTACCCATAAAAGAACGTAGCAAACGTATATTTAAGTCACGCAATAGATCACGGGCGGAAATAAAACTAAGTACGGAGTCCCTAACGAACTCTATGTCCACTGATGAAAGTTTAACCAAAGACATATCGTTGTCGGAGGAGGTGATAAAAACGAAGAGAGTCTCGATAGAAAGTCCAAAGGAAAAAGAAACAAACGATTGCAAAGTGTCTTTGAACTCTTCCCGGGAATTTCTTAAAACATCACCAAAAGTAATAGCAGACCAAGAGCCAAACAATAAAGGACTTTTAATTCcggatatttttcaaaaacattttaaaacttCAGACGAACTTTCGCAATCTAGTGCAATGAAAATTATGAATGAAGTTGAAAAGGCCACTATTCAAGCATTAACTGAGCTTGCCAGCGTTGAAGAAGAtccagatgatgatgatgataaggaTATTGAAAGTTTGGACCATCAAAAACTAAATAATGAAACGCCATCATCAATTCCATCTCTTGACGAAGAAATTCCTTCgaacaagaaaaattctttcacaACGAAAACTCCCGATGCCAATAAAACACCTTCCGATATGACTACTTCAAAAACCCTTCAAGGCGACTCGAACTTggaagaaaataaagaaaaatctaGCATAACAAATGAGAATAAATTaggtttggaaaataaaaacgaGCTTACCAATGCGAAAGATCATGACAATTCGGAAGAAGAACAACATACGACCAAAATACTTGATGTGAACAATGTTACTACCGATGTAGTCGATGTCATCAATGATTTAAATGATGGAACAATATCTATTGTACATGGAAACAAATCAGCTGAAACGTCCGATGGTAATGTGGATGAATCAATGCGAACTGAAGACATAATTATTATACACGaagaagaaaatcataaaaGTGAAGATGAGAATGGTAAAGAAACTAGCCCAGCAGAGGAGTTGTCTGAAAAAccatctatagaagaaaatatttctgaacctatagaaacaaaaaacgtTGACGAATTATCAAGAAGCAATGAGTTAGAAACTGTAGATATAAACTGTTCCAAAGATGTAACAGCTGTAGACACTGAATCTTCCGTCGATGGGGAAAATATTGCCGTTTTAGCAGCCCCAGAGGATTTCATAAGCCATCGTATTGTCACCACATCGCCTGTAGATGAAAATAGTTCGATGGGAGCTTCGGATACCGGGGCAGAGTTCGGATCTCCAACTTCTATGCTAAGTGAAGAACGTTTACCAGCATTTCCATTCAGCCGCAATGGGACACCTCATCCAGAATTCGAAGCCACAGAAAACGAACAAAAAGAGGGGACATTGAAAATATCTTCGGATGAAACAAGGAGAACCAATATCAAATCACCTAGTCAGTTATTACCAGAAGAAGAAACACTTCCAGATGAATCTTCAAATGGAAAACAAACCACAAAGAATAAGATTTCCATTAGGAGAATTGACAACGGCTCATTGAAAGAAATAGAAAAGAAATCCCAAACAATTTTATCCGCTGAGACTGATGTTTTAGAATCCCAGAATAGTTTTGCTTCACCACCATCTGATAAATCCTTACGACATAGACGTCATCGCCAAACTGTGAAAACTTCAAGACGAATCATAAGAGATGCATTAAAGAATTCTGTATCGAAAAATAATAACGGGGATAGTAAAATCAATGCTATGATGTGTGAGGATCAGAAGTCAAATGAAATTGAGGATAAAGATAAGGAAAAGGGGACTCTCGAAATCTTAAAGCCCGAATCAGACTCAATGGAGGATAGTAAATCATCGAATAATTTAGAAATGGTTACGGTAGgagatgaaattaaaattgatgtTTTGTTAAGTAAAGATGGTGATGATATAACCGGAGAATTAACCACTGAAAATATAACAACCAAAAATGATATACAAATTACTACAGCTGATAATGAGGAAACACAAACAACAACAGTTGATGATGTGGACACAAAAATTACCACAATTACTGATGCTCAACCAAGTGAAGACACTTCAATAATGGCTATAAAATCTGTGAAGAATATTTTAAGCACAGATCATAATATAAAGCATTTAGATAgtaacatttcaaaccccagtGAGACAACCAGAAATGGATCTGTTGAGGATAACATTGCGCAAAATAATCTAAATGACCCAAAGCAGGACAGTGAATCAACTGAGAAAACCGCAGAAAAATGTAGCAATGTTAGCGAAGAGATTGTTTCTAAAGGAGAATCTGAGAATAACGATACAGAGGAAATAAATGAAAAGGAAATTTGTTCTGAGAGTAATCAGCAGAGTGAAGAGGGTGAAAAAGAAACAATTACGACAGTAATTGAAAATACTAAAATCCAGAAAAAACGACCAGGGGAAACAATATCTTTTGTCAAGTTAAAACaacgaaaacaacaaattgaAGAAGATAATATCAGCAATAAAGTAGAGAAAGAAAACTGTAAAAATCAATCATTGACCCTTAAATCCAATATTAGTGAAGAAAGTAAGATCATCCAATCagcaatatacactgaaaagagTGTAGATGATGAATGTAATAAAGAAACTGAATCAAAAATATGCTCAGTTTCTCCAGACCAAAATGCAAATTCCCCAGATGGTGATATTGAAGAAAAATGTAAATCTCCTCTAATGTTAATGGGTGAATCTTTGGTGATGCATGAAAATCCAGATGAAGAGTGTAAAACCTCTAATTCATCACCTCCATTGAATGTACAGAATCCTCCAGAAGAAAAAACAACACCAGACATTCAGGAAAGAGTTGGCGGAGAAGAAGATTTTAGTGATGAAACAAATAATAGACAACCCCGCAATGATATATCAAATCATGTGGTTGACACACAATCACACATATTAAAGGGTGTTAAGGACGGCAACGAAGTTGGTGCAAAAAATACACAAATACCAACAGAAAATGCAGACATCACATTGACTTACAAATCTTCAGATAATAGTCATGTAGCATTTGATAAGTCTTCTAAGGAAAATATTAAAGATACCATAAATATCGATGAAGAAAATGAAAAAGCGCATAAAATCATTGATACAACAGGGATTAACTCAGGTGAAACACAAGCTACAATATCAAAAGTGAAGACGAAAATATTTAACAGAAAGACACCCATTACACGCCGCCAAACAATATGCTTTGATGATTTTGAAGATGCATCAACTCTAACAAATCTAACAACACCGAAAAAAAGAACCTCTGAACGTAAAATGACCATGCCAGACATGGCTAGACCTTCTAATTTAAGAACTGAAAGTCCATTTGAtagcaaaagaaaattaaaatctcaACGGCGTTCATCATTTGTGCAAGATGAAAATGAgttatatctacaaaaaatggatgaaatg taTTCATCATCAAAGGCCTTAAATGAAAGATTGTCTGCTGATAAAGATACTACAAAGAATTCAAAACCTACTAGCAATGGCCGTAATATGAAACGTAGGGCATCAAGCCGGCGTCAAAGTATGACAATAGAAACCCCACCACAAAGTAAAATACCTCGAGATGCTTCAGGCTTTGTAGCCATACAACCAAAAGTTCCAAAAGCGGATCTTATGGTCACAAATCTAGATGATAGCCAAATATCTGCAGCACAACAACAGCTACTACaattacaacaacaaccacaaacATCACCATCATCAATTGTACTCAATAAAAATTCAAGTCGTGCGCGAAAGACTCATAAAACTTCGGGTAACAGTCCGAATCAGCCACAAAATATAAATCCACTAGTAATTCAACCAATACAGGCACAACAATCACCACTTGTCACATCGCTAACCAATACTCAAACCGCTTTGCAATTTGTACAACAGCCTATTATTGGAATAGGACAACAGCATATTCAACATCCGGTGCAGCAAACGACAGAAGGCTTTTTAATAACAACGCCGTCCACCACAAGTGAAGAG gAAAGTGTCATCGATTCGAATACGCAATTAATAGCTTTACCCACTCAACCCTATCCCGGTTATAATGAGACATTTTTACTCTGTAAGGTTAACGGTAACACCTGTAAACCAGTTGATAACGTACCCTTGTATTTAAACCATCAACTAAATGAGCTTGTGCCCATACCCTCTGATGTGCTAGAGGCCGGACCAAAACAAGGTACAAACGATGAAATGAAAGAAACGAATACTCAAGAAACCCAAAGGGAATCCGAGAAAAAAATAACTGATACAGAGAGTGGCGGTGGGCCTAATGATACCGAAAGCTCCACTGAAATTTCTAATGTTACCAACATTGGAGTGCATCAGGATTACTTGCAAAGCATGGAGACTGATGCTACTACTGTTGAAGCGGTGGTGGGAGAAGACACGACTGATATAAATGCCAGTAATGGTATTCTATTAAACATTGAAGGTCAACAGGTACTATTAGATGCTGCAACTTTTGCTCATCTATTGGCTAACCCGGATACAAATACACAACTTATATCGGATGATGGTACAGAATATGTGCTTACACATGAAGTATTGCAAGCGCTTCATatgcaacaacagcagcaacaacaggaAGAACAACAACAGATATTAGATATTACCAATGCAGGTGTGAACAGTGATATTATTGCCGTTGCAATGGCTGGATCCGATTTATATGGCAATGAAGTTTTAACAATCGACACATCACAGGGTCTCCAATTGATTGATGATAATGGGAGTGTAGTATTCCAACAACCAACAGAGGCTCCACCAATGGTCCAACAACACTTAACCCCTCCAGCCGTTGTAACTAATGCTGTTCTCGATCAATCACCAATAATGTCAACCCTTGAGGTACCATCAAATAGTCGATTACCAGGTTCGCCAAATTGTATAAATGTACCACCGCTACCATTGGTGTCACCGTCAAATGTAGTGTTTGGAGGTGATGCTCCTTCTAATCTAGATGATAGTCTAGCTGCCATTGGTGTCACTGCTCAATCATCGTCTATATCTTCAGCACTTGGTCTACCCATAACCGTCACAGATCCAAATATAGCCTCAAAAGTTACTTCGGCCGGTccattaaatgaaatattacaatttgtaacacatcgaccgGCAACAGGTCAGGCTTTGGCCGCTGCTGCCATTGCCGGTGAATCACGTATTTTCAatgactaa